GACCTGACCCAGGCCGGGCCGGTTCGGGGGTACAACTGCCACCTGACCGGGAGTAACGACTACAAGGATATCAAAGGAGCCGATATCGTGGTCATGACCGCCGGTCTGGCCCGTAAGCCGGGGATGTCCCGTGAGGATCTGCTCAAGATGAACGCCGATATTGTCGGCATGGGCGCTGACAATATCAAGAAACATGCTCCCAAGGCATTTGTTATCGTCGTCACCAATCCGCTGGATATCATGACTTATCATGCTTTCAAGAGAACGGGTTTCGCGCCCCACCGCGTCTGCGGCCAGGCCGGCATTCTCGATTCCACCCGTTTTCGCACTTTCGTAGCTATGGAGTTGAATATTGCCATGTCCGACGTGCAGGCAATGGTAATGGGCGGCCATGGCGATACCATGGTGCCGCTTCCTCGCTATACCACGGTCGGCGGCGTACCTATCAGCGAGCTTATCCCGGCCGAGCGGATTCAGGCCATATCCGACCGCACCCGTGACGGCGGCGCGGAAATCGTGAAGCTGCTCAAGTCCGGTTCGGCCTATTATGCCCCCGGGGCGGCCACGGTTGAGATGGTGCGCGCCATCCTGCTCGATGAAAAGAGACTGATCCCGGTTTCAGCTTATCTGAACGGAGAGTACGGCATGAAAGACCTCTATATTGGCGTTCCCGTTGTCCTCGGCGCCGGCGGTGTGGAGAAAGTGATCGAATTGAAACTGAATAAGAAAGAGCTCGATATGCTTACCAAGTCGGGCACAACATACAAAGGATTTCTGAAAGAAATCGGCTACTAAGGAGAGACAGCATGGCGGCAAAATTCAAACATATTAAAATCCCCACTGATGGGGTGAAGATCACAATCAAGAACAAGAAACTGGTCGTCCCCGATCACCCCATTATTCCGGTTATCGAGGGTGATGGTATTGGGCGCGACATTATGAAAGCG
The Candidatus Zixiibacteriota bacterium genome window above contains:
- the mdh gene encoding malate dehydrogenase, with translation MNKKIAVIGAGNVGASVAQYLAEANLADIVMVDIIEGIPQGKALDLTQAGPVRGYNCHLTGSNDYKDIKGADIVVMTAGLARKPGMSREDLLKMNADIVGMGADNIKKHAPKAFVIVVTNPLDIMTYHAFKRTGFAPHRVCGQAGILDSTRFRTFVAMELNIAMSDVQAMVMGGHGDTMVPLPRYTTVGGVPISELIPAERIQAISDRTRDGGAEIVKLLKSGSAYYAPGAATVEMVRAILLDEKRLIPVSAYLNGEYGMKDLYIGVPVVLGAGGVEKVIELKLNKKELDMLTKSGTTYKGFLKEIGY